Sequence from the Fusobacterium periodonticum ATCC 33693 genome:
TTCTAAAAACTTCTGCCCATTGGCTTTGTTTTTTATTTTTACTTTTTTCCATTTCGCCCTCCTACTTATATTGTGATTTAATTCTTGGGTCTACGAAAGCATATAATAAGTCAACCAATAAATTAACCACACTATATACAACTGCCAAAAATACAACAGATGCTAAAACAGTAGGTGTGTCTTTTTGTCTTATAGCATCAACCATAAGTCTTCCAACACCAGGCCATGAGAATACTGATTCAGTTAGAACCGCTCCTCCAAGTAATCCTCCAAATTGTAGTCCTACAACAGTGATAATAGGAATTAAAGCATTTTTTAAAGCATGTTTATTAATAACAACTTTTTCAGCAACACCTTTAGCTCTTGCAGTTCTAATATAGTCTTGTCTTATAACTTCAAGCATAGAAGATCTTGTCATTCTTGTTACTATTGCTGCAGAACCAACTCCAAGAGCTACTGATGGTAGAATTACACTTCTAAATCCATCAAAACCTCCTGATGGGAATATTCCTAATTTTACAGAGAATAATAAAATTAGCATAAGTCCTAACCAGAATACTGGCATAGAAACTCCTAAAAGAGCTAAAACCATACTAAAACTATCTGTAAGTGAATATTGTTTTGTTGCTGATATTATTCCAACAGGTATTCCTATAACTATAGAAATAATTACTCCTAATACAGCTAGTACAACTGTATTTGGAAATCTTGCAAATATTTCTTCAAAAACTTCTCTACCTGTTGTGTAAGATCTTCCAAAATCCCCAACTATTGCATTTTTTACAAATCTTAAGTATTGCATAAAGAAAGGATCATTCAATCCCATTTTTTCTCTCAGTGCTGCAACTGCTTCTTTAGGAGCACTTTCTCCTAAGATTAATTGAGCAGGGTCACCAGGAGTTAAATACATGATTGCAAAAACTAATAATGTTACTCCTAACATTACAGGAATTAGAAGAACTAATCTTTTTAATATATATTTATACATTGTTTCACCGTCCCAAAACTATAATTTTATAAAAAGAGCTAGAGATCTCTAGCTCTTTCATTCTATACTTATTCTTTTGTTACTCCATATATTCTATGAGCATTTGCTGGATCCAATTTAAAGTTTTTAATATTCTTTTGTGTTACAACATTTTGTAAAGGATAGATTATCATATACATAGGAATATCTTTTCTGATAATTTCTTGTATTTCTTTATAGATAGCCTTTCTCTTTTCAGGATCAAGTTCAGTTTTTCCTTCTTCTAATAATTTATCAACTGTTGGATTAGAGTAGAAAGATCTGTTTCCTGCTGCTCCCATAGTAGAAGAACTTATTAATTCATACATACCATAGTCTGGGTCTCTTGTAACAGTTCCCCATCCTAGTAAGAACATTTCATGATCTCCTCTTGCTGTACCATCTAAGAATGCTCCCCATTCAACTGTTTCTATTGTTAAGTCTATTCCAATTTGTTTTAATTGGTCTTGTAATATTACAGCTGTGTCTCTTCTTACAGGGTTATCATTTACCCAAATTTTTGCTTTAAATCCATCTGGGAATCCAGCTTCAGCTAATAAAGCTTTAGCTTTTTCTATATCTTGAGTATATTTTTCAACATCATAATATCCCCATACATTTGGTCCTATTATAGAGTTTCCAGCTTCTCCAGCTCCTAAGAATACTGTATCTATTATAGGTTTTTGATCTATTGCATAAGATATAGCTTCTCTTACTTTTGGATTATCATAAGGAGCTTTTTTCATATTGAATCCAAGATAAGTCATTGAAACTTGTGGCCCTTCAATTAGAACGAATCTTTCATCATCTCTTAATTTATTTTTATCTAAACCTTGAATATCATAAATTATGTCTAATTCTCCTGTTTCTAATCCTATAGTTCTGTTAGTTTCTTCAACTATATTTCTGTATACTACATTTTTAACAGGTGCTTCACCTTGCCAGTATTCAGGGAAAGCTTCTAGAGTAACTCTGTCTCCACTTTGCCAAGAAACAAATTTATATGGCCCTGATCCTACTGGATTTTGTCCAAATTTATCTCCAGCTTCTTTTGTAGCTCTTTCACTTAAAATAGCTATAGTTATATGTGATAAGTTATTTAAAATAGCTGCCATAGGTTTTTCAGTAGTTACTTTTACTGTATAGTCATCTATAACTTCTACTCCATTTATTCCTGCTAAAATGTGAGAAACTTCAGGTGATGCTAAAGCTCTTTCTAATGAGAATTTAACGTCTGATGCTTTCATTTCATCACCATTGTGGAATTTAACTCCTTTTCTTAAATGGAAAATGATAGTCTTGTCATCAGGTCTTTCCCAAGATTCAGCTAACATAGGTTGAGGTACTCCATTTTCATCAAGATCCATCAATCTATCATAGATTTGTACTCTAATATTTGAAGATGGGTTATCGTTTGATGCATGAGGGTCTAGTGATTTAGCATCTGCTCCTTGTCCTATAACCAAAGTATCCTTACCAGTATTAGCTCCAGTAGCTGCTTCTTTTTTGTCACCACTTCCTCCACATGCTACTAAAAATAACACACTTAAAATAATTGTCATTAATAAACCAAACTTTTTCTTCATAATGCCTCCTTATAATTTAATTAGTTTAATAATTTTAAATATATGTATTATATCATTTGTATATTATATTATTTATAGCATCAATTGTCAAACTCATATAATTATTCTTTATAATTCAATAAAAAATTATACCTTCTTGAATTAATGCTAATTAAAATTATTTAAAATAAAATATCTAAGATATCACTGTTAATAAGTTTAACTTTTTGTTCGCAATACTTCCTTAGATAAAATATCTTTTTGTTCTCTTTATACACTGATTATATTATTTATATGCTTTATTGTCAAATTTTTTTATGATTAATGTACATACAACTAAGACATATTAAGCTGTTTAAAATTTAACAATCTATTTAACATAATTAATTATATTGATTTCAAATAAAAAAAGAGAATAATTTTAAGATTATATACTTAAAAAAATTCTCTATATATAAGAAACAAATAATTTTATGTAAAACTATTTTACTCTTTTAATTTCTGCAATTTCTGGAAAATTAGTATAAATTCTAGTCATTATTTCTTCCCCATCATTATCATAGATATTTATCGATTCTCCTATCATTTCATAGAATAAATTTCCATCTTTGTGATTCATTATAACTCTACCTTTTTCTTCTTTTAGAAAAGTTGTTCCATCTTTAAATAAAATCTCTTTTATTCTATAATCTTCATCTATTTTTAACATTTCTTCCCCTGTTGAATATAAAAAAGTTAAAAACTCTGCTTCTTTATCTAAATTTGCAACAACTAAATTTCCTTTTAAAAAATTAACACTTCCATCATTTAATTCTTCTGTTCTAAAACCTATATCTACTACTTCTCCATTATTTGCTTCAAATAATAATTCTTCTTTTTCATTATATATTTTTATTACATTTGAAATAGTTACTAATAATCTTTTTCCATTCTCATGATAAAGAATGTTTTCTCTTTTATTTTTATTACTACTCATAATCTTTTTTCCATTTTTTAAATAATATTCATTGATTATATTATTTTTATCTTTTAACTCAAATGACATTAATTCACCATTTTTATAGAAGACCTCTGTTTTAAAAAATTCATTATTTTTACAAAGAGCTTTCATTATAATATCATCTTCAGAGTCATATACTTCACAAATTCCATTCATCAGACCATTTATATATTGCACTTTTATTTTCAAATTATCATAAGTAATTTCAAATGTTCCTGTTGCTCTTTTTTCATTTTCATATAGAATATCATTTTTTATTTGATACTTTGGAATAGCATAAGTGGGAATAAAAAATATAAGCATCAATAATATTGATAGTATTTTTTTCATAAAACTATAAACCTCCAAATAGTTCTTTATCATAATAATTAATATACTTTTTTGTAAAAAAAAGCAACTCATCTATCTTTATAATTCTAGATGAATTGCTTGAATTTTTAAAAATAAGTGCACTAATTTTTAAAAATTATTTGTTTAAATGTTTTAATAATCTTTCACTTAAAGTTGCTATATTTGCCTTTAAAATTCTCATAACTTCCACTTCAGAAGCTCCTTTTAAAGTTTTTAAAGTTCTAGCACAAACTTTTACTTTTATTGGACTACCATTAACATTTAAAGTTGTTACTTGTAAATTTGGTTTCCATACTCTTCTAGTCAATCTATGAGAGTGAGATATTTGGTTTCCACTGATTAAACCAGTTCCTGTAATTTCACATCTTTGCATCTTGACACCTCCTTGATTACTTTTTTATACAATACATTGTATTTTAACATTAAATTTTATAAAATGCAAGTATAAATAATTTTTTTAGAAACTCTTTCGTTTGTTAGAAAAAAGAGGCTGTTGCAAAGTTAAGTTTTAAATCTAAAGTAAAAAATAAGTGAGTTATGAATGAAAATTTTAGATAAAAAATCAAATAGAATGAGCCGAGTAATTATTGGCGTGTTTGAAGCCAACTTGTTGGCAAGTTTTGCCGAAATTACAGCGAATTCTTGATTTTTTATCGTTAAGAAATTTACTCAGTAACGAACTATTTTTTTACTTTTTATGAATTTGTAACAGCCTCTTCTTTAATTTTTTAGAATCTATATTGTATTCCTGTTGAGAAAACAGAGTCTCTTCCTTTATTGCTTTCCAATCTAAAGTCTATGTTTCCATAAACTCCAAATGCAGGACTTATTTCTCTAAATACTCCAAAACCTAGCCAAGTTGTATGTTTAGCTTGTTTTACTCCATAGTATTTTTGTCTTACATTACTTCCTGTAAATCTTCCTTCATAAGCAAGGTCTCTCTTATCAGTATTTATTGAATGACTTATAGATGCATGCAATTTATACTTATCAGCTACATATTCAGCTCTTGCTCCTACTAAGAAATTTGTTGCTCTATATGTTTTTTTGTCAGCTTTTATTCCCCAAGTAGCATTTGATTCATCAAAACTTCCTCTTCTTAAATAATCTTGAGAAACTCCTATGAAAGGTGTGAACCATGAGAATTTCTTTCCAAGTTCTATATAAGTTGATAGTATTTTATCATGGTGATTTATCTTTCCATCAACTCTATCTCCTGTTGCAGTTAAAAGTTCTCTTTCAACCTTTGATGAAACATTAGCTACTCCCAATCTAGCTGCAAGATAAAAATCTTTTCCTAAATCTTGTTTACCATATAGAGATAAACCTACCATGTCACTCTTTGATTCTCCAGCATACTTATTAAAATCTGCATGAGCATAAGAGTAATTTAAAGCAACTCCTAGAGTTGTTGTAGGAGTAAATCTTTTATCTATTCCTACCTGTCCTCCTACAACTCTTGTATCAGCTGAAGCATAACCTTCTCTTTTTAATTTTCCAGCTCCTCCTAAAGCAGAGAACCATACTTCTGTATCAGCATTAGAATTTTTTAAATTATCTATTCTTGAAAATCTATTAGATAAATCTCTATTAACATCTTGTGCTTGAGATAATGTCAATGCTTGAGCTGAAGCATAAATTTCTCCAGACATTACTTCTGTTGCACTTGTAAATGTTGATGTAGCCATAGTTTGTAAAGTTCTTGCTGCTAATATTTCTCTTTCAGTTGCTATTCCTTTTTCAATTTTATTATCTAGATCTTCGAAAACTTTTTCAACATTTTCAGCTACATTTTTAGATGAAGCACTTGCTTCTTCTCCAACATAATCAACAACATTTTGTCTTGATAATGTTGCAATTACTTTTCCATCTTTTACTTCTACATTTGCTGTTCTCATACCATTAGTTTCAACATTTGCTATATTTCCCTCAATTGATTTAGCTTCCATTACAGTTGATGTTTCATTTTTAGTTATATAACCATTTGATAGTATACTAATATTAGCATTTTCTATTCTGATTGTTCCTAAAACTTTAACTGAATTTTTAAATCCTACTTGTGTATTTGAACCATTGTAAGCAACATAATCTCCACCTATAATAGCTGTATTTCCATTAAATTTTACATTTCCATAATTCTTTACTTTTATTCCACTATCAGTTATCTTTTGTGGATCTACTGTTCCAATCAAATCAAAACTAGAAGAATTATATCCAACTATAGCTTTAGGATTAAGAACTAAAGTTCCTCCTGATCCTACTGTTATTGGACTTGAGTGAATTTGATGAATTTCCAATGTTCCTGCTGTAACTGTACTTCCTCCACTAAAAGAGTTGTTTCCTGTCAAATGAAGTGTACCTGCTCCTAATTTTTCCAATCCTCCATTTCCATAGATATCATTGTCAAAATATGAAGTTTTTCCTGCTGGAAGATTTGCTTTGAATATACTTGTATCTCCGTATTTACTTATATCCATAAATGCTCCTGGACCTTTTAGAGCTCTTTTTTCATTCAACATTCCCCAACCATAAGTACTATCTGGGAACATAGTAACATTTCTCAAGTTAGCTTCAGACATAGTTGCTGGATCTTGAGTTAATTCTGTCTTATCTGTTGTAGTAAACAAAGTTTGACGAATTTGGTCAGCTGTCATCCAATCATATTTATCATACACTAAAGCTGCTGCTCTTGTAACTTTTGGTGCTGCAAAAGATGATCCTATTGGTATTTCTATAGATGTATATAGAGCTGTAGCTTTCTTTACTCCTCTTTCAGTAGCTGAAATAGACCAATATGCTGCTTCACTTCCAGCCTTTGATAGCTTATCAAGTACATTGTATTTACCATCTTTTTCTGGACTTACACCAACAACAGATATCCAACCTTTTTCCAATTTATTGTCAAAATATGGTAATCCTGCTTCCAATGATGAGCTTTTATTTTGATCATTTCCAGCAGCCCACACAAATAAACCACCTTTATTTTCTACTGCGTCTCTAAAATAAGGTAGCATATAGTTTGGTTCATCTGTTGAATTCATTTTTGCAAAAGTTAATGGAAAATTTCCTTCTCCTTTATAAGTACTATATTGTGAATCATCATAAGATTCCCCCTTAGCACCAAAAGACTGATTGAATATCTTTACACTTTGACTTCCAAATCTAGCCATTGCCGCTTCATAAACCTCTTGTGTTGCAAAAACTCCCGCTATTCTCTTTTTAGTAGTTCCATTTTCTATGTATTCATAATCCCAACCAATACTTCCTAAGATGACTCCTATCTTATTATTAGCTTTATTACTTGAGCCTATAACTGTTGCATGATTATTTGGTGCAAGATCTAAATTTCCAACAACTTCTAAAACTTGTTCTCCATGTTCTGAACCAGTTGGTCTTATAGTTGTTGTAATTATAGTTTTACCACTTTCTTGTATATATGGATGATTTGGATTTTCATTCACTATTTCTACACTCTCATACATATATGTCAATGTTTTATTTCTTCTTGCAGTTATTGAATTACCATCATCATCTTCAGCACTATTAGCTCCAGATCTTACTGGATCTACAAAGTTAGTGTCTAATATTGCAACCTTTACTCCTCTTCCATCTACTGTACTAGTATCCTTTGGTATAACAGCACCAGAACTTCTTTGTGCATTATAAAGATTTGTTTTTAATGCTGACATATTTCCTTTTTGACCATCTAATGGATTATTAATTTTGGGATAACTGTCTTCTGGTACACTTGGTGTGCTTGGTGTGCTTGGTGTATTTGGACTAGTTCCAGGTTTTACTGGTAAGTTACTTGATCCTCCACCACCTCCGCCTCCGCCTCCTCCACCACAGCTGACAAATAAGACAGAAGCTAAAGCAATTAACATCATTTTACTTTTTAAAATTCCTTTTTTCATTCTTTTTTACCTCCCTCATCTTATACAAATTCTTATAATAAAAAAACTCCCTCATTATGTTACTTTACATTTTAACACAATTTCTTTTTTCCCTCAATTTTTATTTATTTTTTTTATTATTTTTCAAACTTTTTTAAAAAATGATATAATAAAAATAAGGAGATGATATTATGAGAATTTTTGTATGTGATGCTTTTAGTTCTGAAATTTTTAAAGGTAATCAAGCAGGTGTTGTAATACTAGATGAAAAAGAAAATTACCCTAGTGAAAACTTTATGAAAAATATTGCAGCTGAACTAAAACATTCTGAAACTGCTTTTGTAAAAAAAATAGATAATAAAACGTTTAAAATTAGATATTTCACTCCAACAGATGAAGTTGAATTATGTGGTCATGCTACAATTTCAGTTTTTTCTACTTTAAGAAATCTAAAAATAATAGATTCTGGAAAATATATTGCTGAAACTTTAGCTGGATCTTTAGAAATTGTTGTGGATGAAAATTTTATTTGGATGGATATGTCCCTTCCAAAAGTTGAATATATTTTTAATTCAGATGAAATTAAAGAACTATATTCTGCTTTTAACTTAGACATGAACCAAGCTCCTAAAGATTTAATCCCTAAAATAGTAAATACAGGCTTAAGTGATATTATTATTCCTATTGAAGATAAAGAAGTTTTAGATGCTTTTGTTATGAATAAGGAAAAAGTAATAGAACTCTCTAAAAAATACAATGTTGTAGGAGCTCACCTTTTCTCTTTAGATAAAGAAAAGAATTTTACTGCTTTTTGTAGAAATATTGCTCCTTTGGTTGGTATAGATGAAGAATGTGCCACAGGTACTTCAAATGGTGCCTTAACTCACTATCTAAAAGAATACAATATCATTTCTGTGAAAGATATAAATAGCTTTAGACAAGGGGAGGCTATGCAAAGGGCTTCAACTATTTTGAGTAGATATAAAGAAGATGGAGTGACTATACAAGTTGGCGGAAATGCTGTGATTTCTTTTGAATGTAAACTTTATTGATTAAAATTAAGACTGTTGTAAAAGTAAAAAATAAGCGAGTTACGAATGTAGATTTTAGATAAAAAATTAAAGCAAGTGAGCCGAGCAAAAGCATGAGTGTTTGAGCAAAGCGAGTTTCATGTTTTGCAGCGAAACCTTAATTTTTTATCGTTAAGAAATCTACTCAGTAACAAACTATTTTTTACTTTTAAATTGAATTTTTAATTTTGCAACAGCTCTTAAAGTTTTTTCTATTTATAACTAATTTTTATTTCTTTTCCACAAAATGCTATGCCCATATATGTTATATCTTTTATACCATTTTGTTTTAGTGATACATCATATTTTTTATTTTCTATTTGTTCCAATGCTTCTTTTGATACTTCTTCTAATTTTTCTACACTATCTGTTGCCTTAAATTCCATTATATAGGCTCTTTTAGCTTTATTCTTTGGTTCTATTAAAAAGTCATATCTTCCTAGACCACTTTCTGTATTTGACTTTGTAATATAATCTCCTTCTAAATATAGTCCCATACCCATGATTAATCCATGGTAAAAGGCTTCATTTCCTTTCTTAGTATCATTGTAGCTAACTGAAGTCAGTAATATCTCTTGTAATCTTTCTTCATATTCATCTATTCTATTTTCTGTTAAGGCTTCCATTAAATATAATAATTTACTTCCCCTACCAAAGTATCTTTCAAAAAAGGTTTTTCTATATAAAGTTCTCACTTCTTTATTTGGTAATCTCAATACATAGTTATCTTGATCTATTTTTTCTTCTATTGTTAAATAGCCACTGAATAACATCAATTCCCATAATTCTTCTTCACTCAGTAATTTTGATAAATCTGATGTCCCTGATATATTTTGTTTTAATCCTTCACCATTAAATAATCTTTCAAGTGCTTCTATTGTATTCTTTGTTATTTTTTTTAATACATCATTTATTAAGTCATTTCCTGAAGTATCCACCCAATAAGCTCTTAATTCTTTATCTTGTAAAAAATTTAATATACTCCAAGGATTATATACTTCACTATCTCCAAATCTATATCCATCATACCAATCTTTTACATTTGATATTTCTTGTTCTATTCCATAATCTTTAAGGCTTTTCTTTACTTCTTCTTCTGTTAAACCATAACTATCTGTGTAGACATCACTTAATATCGTATAAGTCCTTAAATTATTTAAATCTGAAAATATACCAGCTTTTATTACTCTTATTATCCCAGTTAAAACTCCCATTTGTAAATAGGTATTGTCTTTTAGCACTGTGCTATAAAAAGTTTTAAAAAAATCTTTTGCTTTTTCATAATATCCATTTATATAGGCTGATACCAAAGGACTATCATACTCATCTATTAATACTACTACCTTTTTATTATATTTTTCATATAGTATTTTTGTTAAAAATTTTAATGCTCTTTCTAAATTAGATAAATTAGCCTTTTCATTAATTATTTTCTTAAATTTATCAAAATCAGTTTCTACTAATTCATTTAGTAAATATTCATATTCAGAAAATAAATCAGAAAGCGTAACACTTATTTTTTCTTCCATTTGTTCCCAAGTTGAAGCTTTTAAATCTTTTAGAGATAAAAATATAACTGGGTACTGTCCTTGTTCTTTAAAGGCTTCTGTTTTTTCTATATATAAATCTTTGAATATTTTTTTATTTTCTTCTCTATTTTTTATATCAAAAAAATACTTTAACATAGACATATTTAGTGTTTTTCCAAATCTTCTAGGTCTTGCAAATAATTTTACAGCTGCTCCATCTTTTATAACTTCTTCTATAAAGGCTGTTTTATCAAAATAATAAAAATCTTCTTCTATTAAATGTTTAAAGTCGCTTAATCCTATTGGTATTCTTTTCATAATAGTCCTCCTTTTTCAAAATTTTATATTTAATATATTATACAAAAAAAAGAGAGTCCTTGCAAATTTACAACAACTCTCATAAAATTTTTATTTTTATCCTCCAAGGTATGCTTTCTTTACTCTATCATTATGTAGCAAGTCTTTTGCATTTCCTTCAAGAACTATTTCTCCTGTTTCTATAACATAAGCTCTATCTGAGATAGAAAGAGCCATTTTAGCATTTTGTTCTACCAATAGGATAGTAGTTCCCTTTTCTTTTAATTGTTTTATAACTTCAAAAATTTCTTTAACAAATAGTGGTGAAAGTCCCATTGATGGTTCGTCTAAAATTAAAAGTTTAGGTCTGCTCATCAAGGCTCTTCCCATAGCAAGCATCTGTTGTTCTCCACCTGATAGAGTTCCAGCTAACTGGTTTTTTCTTTCAGACATTCTAGGGAAAACTTTATAGAAGTCGGCTCTGTCTTGCTCTTTCTTTTCAGCACTATCTTTTATTGTAAATTGTCCTAATTTTAAATTATCTTTAACAGCAAGTTTTGAGAAAATTCTTCTTCCTTCTGGAACTTGTGCTATACCTAATTTACATATATTATGAGCTTTTTCTTTTAATAAATCTTTTCCTTCAAATATTATAGAACCACTTTTTGGAGTTATAAGTCCAGATATAGTTTGTAATGTAGTTGTTTTTCCTGCACCATTAGCTCCTATAATAGATACAACTTCTCCTTCATTTATTTCTAATGAAATTCCTTTAAGAGCTTGTATATTATCATAGAAAACTTGCAAGTCTTTTACTTCTAACATTGCCATTATTCATCTTCCTCCTTACCTAAATATGCTTCTACAACTTTTGGATTATTAATTACTTCTTGTGGATCTCCACTTGCTAATATTTGTCCATAATTTAGGACAACTAATCTTTCACAAATTCCTAATACCAACTTCATATCATGTTCAATCAATAGAACTGCTATTCCAAACTTATCACGAATTAATTTTATAGTATTCATCAAATCTTCAGTTTCTTTTGGGTTCATACCTGCTGCTGGTTCATCTAAAAGAAGAATTTTAGGTTCTGTTGCCATGGCTCTGGCAATTTCTAATTTTCTTTGTTCTCCATAAGGTAGATTTCCAGCATGCATATTTGCATACTTATCTAAATCAAATATCTTTAAAAGTTCCATTGCTTTTTCTTTAGCTGCTTTTTCTTCTTTCCAAAAACTTGGTAAACGAAACATTCCAGTTAAAATTCCATATTTCATACGGAAGTTATATGCAGCAACAACATTATCTAAAACTGATAAGTACTTAAATAGTCTGATATTTTGGAAAGTACGAGCCAAACCTTTTTTTACAAGAGCTGAAGTTGATGTTCTTATAACATCTTCTCCATCTAAAGTATATTCTCCTGAACTAGCATTATATACTCCTGTTAAAATGTTAAATACTGTTGTTTTCCCCGCTCCATTTGGTCCTATTAGACCAATTAACTCTCCAGATTTTATTTCTAAATTAAATTTATCTACTGCTTTCAATGCTCCAAAGCTAATTGAAATATCTTTTGCTACTAAAAGAGGTTTTTTATTTTCCATTTTCTTCACCTCTTTTTGATTTATTAGTAAAATAAGCAATTATTTTACTTATTTGGAATTCTTCTCTACCTAATAAACCTTTAGGTCTAAATAGCATCATTATTATTAATATCAATGGATAAACTATCATTCTATATTCTGCAAAACTTCTTAATACTTCTGGTAAGATAGTAAGAACTATAGCTGATAATATTGATCCTGTGAAACTTCCCATTCCTCCAAGTACAACCATAACAAGTATGTTAATTGAATAGTTATAGTCAAATTGTTTTGCACCTAAAATTCCTAAGTTATGAGCATAGATTCCACCTGCTATACCTGCAAATATTGCTGATAAAACAAAGGCGAAAGTCTTGTAGTATGTTGTATTTATTCCTGATGCTCCACTTGCTATCTCATCTTCACGAATAGCAAGAACTGCTCTACCATGTCTACTTGTCATAATAGAATACATAAATATAACTGAGAATATAGTTATAAAGTATATTAGTGTGAAGTTATTGATTCTAGGTATTCCTGTTAATCCTTGAGCTCCACCTGTAAATTTAAAATATTCTATTAAAACTCTTATAATTTCTCCAAAGGCTAGAGTTATAATAGCAAGATAGTCTCCTGTAAGTCTTAAAGCTGGTATCCCTATTATAAAACCAATTATTCCTGCTACAATTCCTCCAGCTATTAGAGCTACAATGTAACCTGGATAACCTGAAAGAATTCCTGACTTAGTTAAAAGTGCTGCCGTATATGCACCTATTGACATAAATCCTGCATGTCCTAGAG
This genomic interval carries:
- a CDS encoding ABC transporter ATP-binding protein, encoding MENKKPLLVAKDISISFGALKAVDKFNLEIKSGELIGLIGPNGAGKTTVFNILTGVYNASSGEYTLDGEDVIRTSTSALVKKGLARTFQNIRLFKYLSVLDNVVAAYNFRMKYGILTGMFRLPSFWKEEKAAKEKAMELLKIFDLDKYANMHAGNLPYGEQRKLEIARAMATEPKILLLDEPAAGMNPKETEDLMNTIKLIRDKFGIAVLLIEHDMKLVLGICERLVVLNYGQILASGDPQEVINNPKVVEAYLGKEEDE
- a CDS encoding branched-chain amino acid ABC transporter permease; the encoded protein is MDKNKKLSYIATYAVLLILYFILFSLINSGFISRYQIGIIILILINVILAASLNITVGCLGQITLGHAGFMSIGAYTAALLTKSGILSGYPGYIVALIAGGIVAGIIGFIIGIPALRLTGDYLAIITLAFGEIIRVLIEYFKFTGGAQGLTGIPRINNFTLIYFITIFSVIFMYSIMTSRHGRAVLAIREDEIASGASGINTTYYKTFAFVLSAIFAGIAGGIYAHNLGILGAKQFDYNYSINILVMVVLGGMGSFTGSILSAIVLTILPEVLRSFAEYRMIVYPLILIIMMLFRPKGLLGREEFQISKIIAYFTNKSKRGEENGK
- a CDS encoding AAA family ATPase encodes the protein MKRIPIGLSDFKHLIEEDFYYFDKTAFIEEVIKDGAAVKLFARPRRFGKTLNMSMLKYFFDIKNREENKKIFKDLYIEKTEAFKEQGQYPVIFLSLKDLKASTWEQMEEKISVTLSDLFSEYEYLLNELVETDFDKFKKIINEKANLSNLERALKFLTKILYEKYNKKVVVLIDEYDSPLVSAYINGYYEKAKDFFKTFYSTVLKDNTYLQMGVLTGIIRVIKAGIFSDLNNLRTYTILSDVYTDSYGLTEEEVKKSLKDYGIEQEISNVKDWYDGYRFGDSEVYNPWSILNFLQDKELRAYWVDTSGNDLINDVLKKITKNTIEALERLFNGEGLKQNISGTSDLSKLLSEEELWELMLFSGYLTIEEKIDQDNYVLRLPNKEVRTLYRKTFFERYFGRGSKLLYLMEALTENRIDEYEERLQEILLTSVSYNDTKKGNEAFYHGLIMGMGLYLEGDYITKSNTESGLGRYDFLIEPKNKAKRAYIMEFKATDSVEKLEEVSKEALEQIENKKYDVSLKQNGIKDITYMGIAFCGKEIKISYK
- a CDS encoding ABC transporter ATP-binding protein, whose translation is MAMLEVKDLQVFYDNIQALKGISLEINEGEVVSIIGANGAGKTTTLQTISGLITPKSGSIIFEGKDLLKEKAHNICKLGIAQVPEGRRIFSKLAVKDNLKLGQFTIKDSAEKKEQDRADFYKVFPRMSERKNQLAGTLSGGEQQMLAMGRALMSRPKLLILDEPSMGLSPLFVKEIFEVIKQLKEKGTTILLVEQNAKMALSISDRAYVIETGEIVLEGNAKDLLHNDRVKKAYLGG